The Juglans microcarpa x Juglans regia isolate MS1-56 chromosome 2S, Jm3101_v1.0, whole genome shotgun sequence genome has a window encoding:
- the LOC121253127 gene encoding protein FAR-RED ELONGATED HYPOCOTYL 3-like, which produces MDIDLRLPSGEHDKEDEEPNAIDNILNVDEKLHNGDVEGDHMVDVGVEVRIEDGGDLISPTVDMVVFKEDMNLEPLSGMEFESHGEAYSFYQEYARSMGFNTAIQNSRRSKTSREFIDAKFACSRYGTKREYDKSCNRPRAKQNKQDLENATGRRSCAKTDCKASMHVKRRSDGKWVIHTFMKEHNHELLPAQAVSEQTRKMYAAMARQFAEYKNVVGLKNDPKTPFEKGRNLALEAGDVKILLDFFTQMQNMNSNFFYAVNLGEDQRLKNFFWIDAKSRHDYKTFSDVVSFDTTYVKNKYKMPLVIIVGTNQHYQFMLLGCALISDESATTFSWLMRTWLKAVGGQAPKVMITDHDKTIKLAVSEVFPDAQHCFCLWHILGKVSENLGHVIKQHGNFMAKFEKCIFQSWTNEEFEKRWWKILNRFELKEDEWMQSLYEDRRLWVPTYMKDVCLAGMSTVQRSESVNSYFDKYVHKKTTIQEFVKQYEPIIQDRYEEEAKADSDTWNKPPALKSPSPLEKSVSGVYTHALFKKFQVELLGVVACHPKKERQDDTITTFRVQEFEGSQEFIVIWNEMKSEISCICRLYEYKGYLCRHAMIVLQMCGLSAIPSQYILKRWTKDAKSKHLLGEESGLMQSRVQRYNDLCQRAMKLSEEGSLSLESYSFAIHALDEAFGSCVSMNNSTKGLEEAGTSDTHILLCMEEDNQSRSTGKTNKKRNPTKKRKVNPESDVMTVGAEDSLQQMEKLSSRAVTLDSYYSRQQSMQGMVQLNLMAPTRDNYYGNQQTIQGLGQLNSIAPSHDGYYNAPQSMHGLGQMDFFRTPTGFTYGIRDDPNVRAAQQMHDDASRHL; this is translated from the exons ATGGACATAGATCTTAGGCTACCTTCTGGTGAGCATGATaaggaagatgaagaaccaAATGCAATTGATAACATCTTGAATGTTGATGAGAAACTGCATAATGGAGATGTAGAGGGTGACCATATGGTTGATGTTGGAGTTGAGGTACGCATTGAAGATGGTGGAGATTTGATTTCTCCCACGGTGGATATGGTAGTGTTTAAAGAGGATATGAATCTTGAGCCACTTTCAGGTATGGAATTTGAATCACATGGAGAAGCTTATTCATTCTATCAAGAATATGCTCGGTCTATGGGATTCAACACTGCGATACAAAACAGCCGGCGTTCAAAGACTTCAAGAGAATTTATTGATGCCAAATTTGCTTGTTCTCGATATGGGACCAAGCGAGAGTATGACAAATCCTGCAATCGACCACGTGCTAAACAGAACAAGCAAGATTTGGAAAATGCAACTGGTCGACGGTCATGTGCGAAGACAGACTGCAAAGCAAGCATGCATGTGAAGAGAAGGTCAGATGGTAAATGGGTTATACATACTTTCATGAAGGAGCATAACCATGAGCTACTACCAGCCCAGGCTGTGAGTGAACAAACAAGAAAGATGTATGCTGCAATGGCTAGACAATTTGCTGAATACAAAAATGTGGTTGGTCTCAAGAATGACCCCAAAACCCCATTCGAAAAAGGTCGCAATTTGGCACTAGAAGCAGGAGATGTCAAGATTTTACTTGATTTTTTCACACAGATGCAAAATATGAATTCCAATTTCTTTTATGCTGTAAATCTGGGAGAAGATCAACGACTGAAAAATTTTTTCTGGATTGATGCCAAAAGTAGGCATGACTATAAGACTTTCAGTGATGTAGTGTCATTTGATACTACTTATGTTAAGAACAAATATAAGATGCCTCTTGTTATAATTGTTGGGACGAACCAACACTATCAATTCATGTTGCTTGGATGTGCCCTGATATCAGATGAAAGTGCAACAACATTTTCTTGGTTAATGCGAACATGGCTGAAAGCAGTGGGTGGGCAAGCTCCGAAAGTAATGATCACTGACCATGACAAAACCATTAAATTAGCTGTTTCCGAGGTCTTTCCAGATGCTCAGCATTGCTTTTGTTTGTGGCATATATTGGGGAAGGTTTCTGAAAATCTTGGTCACGTAATCAAACAGCATGGAAATTTTATggcaaaatttgaaaaatgcatCTTCCAGTCATGGACAAatgaagaatttgaaaaaaggtGGTGGAAAATTCTTAATAGATTTGAACTCAAAGAAGATGAATGGATGCAGTCACTATATGAAGATCGTAGACTATGGGTGCCAACATATATGAAGGATGTGTGTTTGGCTGGGATGTCCACAGTTCAGCGGTCAGAAAGTGTaaattcctattttgataaGTATGTGCACAAGAAGACCACCATACAAGAATTTGTGAAACAATACGAACCAATTATACAAGATCGGTATGAAGAGGAAGCCAAAGCAGATTCTGACACGTGGAACAAACCACCTGCATTAAAATCTCCTTCCCCTCTGGAGAAGAGTGTTTCAGGGGTGTACACACATGCATTATTCAAGAAATTTCAGGTTGAGCTTCTAGGTGTAGTTGCTTGTCAtcctaaaaaagaaagacaagatGACACAATAACTACTTTCCGAGTTCAAGAATTTGAAGGGAGTCAAGAATTTATTGTTAtatggaatgaaatgaaatcagaaATTTCCTGTATATGTCGACTGTATGAGTACAAAGGTTATCTTTGTCGACATGCAATGATTGTTCTTCAAATGTGTGGCCTTTCTGCCATTCCATCCCAGTATATTTTGAAACGGTGGACGAAAGATGCAAAGAGCAAGCATTTGTTGGGAGAAGAATCGGGACTAATGCAATCTAGGGTGCAAAGATACAACGATTTATGTCAACGGGCGATGAAACTGAGTGAAGAGGGATCTCTTTCTTTGGAGAGTTACAGTTTTGCAATCCATGCACTAGATGAAGCTTTTGGAAGCTGTGTGAGTATGAATAATTCTACTAAGGGCCTCGAAGAAGCTGGCACATCAGATACTCATATTCTACTTTGCATGGAAGAAGACAACCAAAGTAGAAGTACTGggaagacaaataaaaaaaggaatccaacaaagaaaagaaag GTGAACCCTGAATCTGATGTTATGACTGTTGGGGCAGAAGACAGCTTGCAGCAAATG GAGAAATTAAGCTCAAGAGCAGTAACCCTTGATAGCTACTACAGCAGACAACAGAGCATGCAAGGAATG GTACAACTGAACTTAATGGCACCAACACGTGATAATTACTATGGGAATCAGCAGACCATTCAGGGGCTG GGGCAATTGAACTCAATAGCACCAAGCCATGATGGTTATTACAATGCTCCTCAAAGCATGCATGGGCTG GGACAGATGGATTTTTTCCGAACACCAACTGGCTTCACCTATGGCATTCGA GATGATCCCAATGTGAGGGCTGCACAACAGATGCATGATGATGCATCCAGACATCTGTGA
- the LOC121253128 gene encoding probable protein S-acyltransferase 19 — protein MVRKHGWQLPAHTFQVVAITVFCLLVVAFYAFFAPFLGGRTWEYILVATYTPVALLVFILYVRCTAINPADPGIMSKFYPGATNKFNTNYGLSAKDLPRKFDEIESGEHHSSPSSASKSSVAGANSSKKGSVNEIGGENNPLEPTSRKSCFRFGGIFCALFVHEDCRKQEGAAEEQGTGEDALFCTLCNAEVRKFSKHCRSCDKCVDGFDHHCRWLNNCVGHKNYVTFITLMAISLVWLVIEAGVGIAVLVLCFVHKKSMETEIVDRLGNGFTRPPFAAVVALCTLVSMLACIPLGELFFFHMILIRKGITTYEFVVAMRAMSEVHGGASVDEELPNIMYSPSGSATTGLSGGSSLGLQYKGAWCTPPRVFVDYQDEVVPHLEPGMVPSTVDPDAAGIADRGLKGPKRPVRISAWKLAKLDSNEAVRAAAKARASSSVLRPVDNHRLQDQDLSSSGNMSIRSSVSTDMGTNKDIKNDLRSSPLRNSFAPSQVSRDEYETGTQSVSSFSSPSHVHEGVTLSPLPQGHGLGRFSAATAFPSLVQDRQLTSKAALPNVNTSTSHPLGFDEKIIQKGSSDPLLLSAPATSLLRDVKRTSVVWDQEAGRYVSVPVTASEARNRSSTQAGLPTFTAETSSYSRRPVIPLQESSSSAAKPPVPQVEKLMYTGDSIFFGGPLLSAPLRDNLKNGRGREGQERLALNLSRESRFKRDSASNQLPVFVPTGFEHHNPSSGSGSK, from the exons ATGGTGAGAAAACACGGATGGCAGCTACCTGCTCACACCTTTCAG GTTGTTGCAATTACTGTATTCTGCTTGTTAGTGGTTGCTTTCTATGCTTTCTTTGCCCCTTTCCTTGGAGGCCGAACGTGGGAGTACATTCTGGTTGCCACTTATACTCCAGTg GCACTCCTTGTTTTCATTCTTTATGTTCGTTGTACTGCAATTAACCCAGCAGATCCTGGCATTATGTCTAAATTTTATCCTGGggcaacaaataaatttaatacaaattatGGCTTATCGGCAAAAGACCTGCCTagaaaatttgatgaaattgaAAGTGGGGAGCATCATTCTTCTCCATCATCGGCTTCCAAAAGTTCTGTTGCAGGGGCTAACTCTAGTAAGAAAGGGTCAGTGAATGAGATTGGGGGAGAGAATAATCCCTTGGAACCAACAAGCAGAAAATCCTGTTTTAGATTTGGAGGAATCTTCTGCGCATTGTTTGTTCATGAAGATTGCCGCAAACAGGAAGGGGCAGCTGAGGAGCAGGGAACTGGTGAAGATGCTTTGTTCTGCACATTGTGCAATGCTGAG GTTCGTAAGTTCAGTAAACACtgtagaagttgtgacaaaTGTGTGGATGGTTTTGATCACCACTGCCGG TGGCTTAACAATTGTGTAGGGCACAAAAATTATGTGACTTTTATTACCCTCATGGCCATTAGTCTTGTTTGG CTTGTTATTGAAGCTGGAGTTGGTATTGCTGTTCTAGTCCTTTGCTTTGTTCATAAGAAAAGCATGGAGACTGAAATTGTTGATAGACTTGGAAATGGTTTCACTCGTCCCCCATTTGCAGCAGTTGTG GCTTTATGTACTTTAGTTTCCATGCTGGCATGCATACCTTTGGgtgaactattttttttccacatGATTTTAATTAGAAAG GGTATTACAACCTATGAGTTTGTTGTGGCAATGAGAGCCATGAGTGAGGTACATGGAGGAGCATCCGTCGATGAGGAACTGCCAAATATAATGTACTCTCCATCAGGGTCTGCTACAACAGGTTTGAGCGGTGGAAGTTCCCTAGGTTTGCAATACAAGGGGGCATGGTGCACCCCTCCTAGGGTATTTGTGGACTATCAG GATGAAGTTGTTCCTCACTTGGAGCCTGGAATGGTTCCATCAACTGTCGATCCAGACGCAGCTGGAATTGCAGATAGAGGGCTGAAGGGACCCAAAAGGCCTGTTCGTATAAGTGCTTGGAAGCTGGCAAAGTTAGATTCAAATGAAGCTGTGAGAGCGGCAGCAAAAGCCAGGGCATCGTCCTCTGTTCTACGACCAGTTGATAACCATCGGTTACAGGATCAGGATTTAAGCTCCAGTGGCAATATGAGCATCAGAAGTAGTGTGAGCACTGACATGGGAACAAATAAAGACATAAAGAATGATCTGAGATCATCTCCCTTGAGGAACTCTTTTGCTCCAAGCCAAGTCAGCCGAGATGAGTATGAAACTGGGACTCAAAGTGTGAGCAGCTTCAGCAGTCCAAGCCATGTTCATGAAGGAGTAACACTTAGCCCTCTACCTCAAGGTCATGGTTTGGGTCGTTTTAGTGCAGCTACTGCTTTCCCTAGCTTAGTTCAGGATCGTCAATTAACTAGTAAGGCAGCCTTACCGAATGTCAACACCTCCACATCCCATCCTTTGGGATTTGATGAAAAGATCATTCAGAAGGGAAGTAGTGATCCTTTACTGCTTTCAGCTCCTGCTACTTCTCTTCTCAGAGATGTCAAAAGAACATCTGTTGTTTGGGACCAAGAAGCAGGGAGATACGTTTCAGTTCCAGTAACAGCCTCAGAAGCTAGGAACAGATCATCCACGCAAGCAGGATTGCCAACTTTTACTGCAGAAACAAGCAGTTATAGCAGAAGGCCAGTTATTCCACTGCAAGAATCTTCATCTTCTGCAGCAAAGCCTCCAGTTCCACAAGTAGAAAAGCTGATGTACACAGGAGACTCTATCTTCTTTGGCGGTCCGCTTTTGAGTGCCCCATTAAGGGATAACTTGAAGAATGGACGAGGTAGAGAGGGCCAAGAGAGATTGGCCCTTAATTTGTCTCGGGAGTCCAGATTCAAAAGGGATTCAGCATCAAACCAGCTTCCCGTGTTTGTCCCGACAGGTTTCGAGCATCATAACCCATCATCTGGCTCTGGTTCAAAGTAG